A DNA window from Hevea brasiliensis isolate MT/VB/25A 57/8 chromosome 2, ASM3005281v1, whole genome shotgun sequence contains the following coding sequences:
- the LOC110643278 gene encoding subtilisin-like protease SBT5.3 isoform X1 translates to MRLLIISPLFLSAFLFFFLLQPPTFAIKKSYVVYLGSHSHGSEAKLSDIKRVKNSHYELLGSFTKSKEEAKNKIFYSYTKNINGFAAMLEDEEAAQLAKHPEVISVFLNKGKKLHTTRSWSFLGLERDGWIPVSSLWTRARFGEDVIIANLDTGVWPESKSFSDEGLGPIPPNWRGICQQDTAGFRCNRKLIGGRYFNKGYAAFVGPLNSTYNTSRDNDSGHGTHTLSTAGGNFVPGANVFGNGNGTASGGSPNARVAAYKVCWPPVNGSGECFDADIMAAFDAAISDGVNVISVSLGGDTPAEFFEDSIAIGAFHASRKGIVVVASAGNAGPAPLTVTNSAPWLITVGASTLDREFTSYVALGNRRHLKGTSLSEKGLPAAKFYPLISGEGANAADSSAGDASLCLPGTLDPKKVKGKILVCLRGITGRVEKGEEALLAGAVGMILANDEFSGNELIADAHVLPAAHVNFTDGQAAIAYINSTSRIPVAFITRVKTELETKPAPSMAAFSSRGPNIMEPSILKPDITAPGVDIIASFSLAVSPSGEEFDKRRISFNTDSGTSMSCPHVSGIAGLLKTLHPDWSPASIRSAIVTSARTRGNNLEPILDSATNLKATPFDYGAGHIRPNRAMDPGLVYDLTENDYLNFLCARGYNQSQIKLFLGKPYPCPKSFSLADFNYPSITVPNLNESVTVTRRVKNVGSPGEYFAYVKAPPGVSVLVKPKNLKFKRSGEEKTFQVTLKSTSTYGPTDYVFGRLVWSDGKHFVKSPLVVKQ, encoded by the exons ATGAGGCTTTTAATCATCTCTCCTTTATTTCTATCtgcctttctctttttctttcttttgcaGCCACCAACTTTTGCCATAAAAAAG TCTTACGTAGTGTATTTGGGATCACATTCACATGGTTCAGAAGCTAAATTGTCTGATATCAAGCGTGTCaaaaattcccattatgaattgcTTGGATCATTTACCAAAAG caAGGAGGAAGCTAAGAACAAAATCTTTTACTCCTACACCAAAAACATCAATGGCTTCGCAGCTATGCTGGAAGATGAAGAAGCAGCACAACTTGCAA AGCATCCAGAAGTAATATCAGTGTTCTTGAACAAAGGAAAAAAGCTTCATACAACACGTTCATGGAGTTTTCTTGGATTGGAAAGAGATGGGTGGATTCCTGTTTCCTCACTTTGGACCAGAGCAAGGTTTGGTGAAGATGTAATTATTGCTAACCTTGACACCG GTGTTTGGCCTGAGTCTAAGAGCTTTAGTGACGAGGGACTGGGTCCAATCCCACCCAATTGGCGAGGAATCTGTCAGCAAGACACGGCTGGCTTTCGTTGCAACag AAAACTAATTGGAGGAAGGTACTTCAACAAAGGTTATGCTGCGTTTGTTGGCCCTCTAAACTCAACTTACAACACTTCAAGGGACAATGATTCAGGGCATGGAACTCATACCCTCTCAACAGCAGGTGGAAACTTTGTTCCAGGAGCTAATGTTTTTGGAAATGGAAATGGGACAGCCAGTGGTGGATCCCCAAATGCTCGTGTGGCTGCTTATAAGGTGTGCTGGCCGCCGGTAAATGGCAGCGGTGAGTGCTTTGATGCTGATATTATGGCTGCTTTTGATGCTGCAATAAGTGATGGAGTCAACGTGATATCGGTTTCACTTGGCGGTGATACTCCTGCTGAATTTTTTGAGGATTCGATCGCAATTGGTGCCTTCCATGCTTCAAGGAAGGGCATTGTGGTGGTTGCCTCAGCTGGCAATGCAGGACCAGCGCCACTTACTGTAACAAATTCGGCTCCTTGGTTGATTACTGTTGGTGCTAGCACCTTGGACCGTGAGTTCACAAGCTACGTTGCACTTGGCAATCGGAGGCATCTCAAG GGTACAAGTCTTTCAGAAAAGGGCTTGCCAGCTGCAAAGTTTTATCCCCTGATTAGTGGTGAAGGTGCGAATGCTGCTGATAGTTCTGCTGGAGATGC TTCTCTTTGTCTGCCTGGAACACTTGATCCTAAGAAGGTTAAAGGGAAAATATTGGTGTGCCTTCGAGGGATAACTGGTAGAGTAGAGAAGGGAGAAGAGGCTCTTCTTGCGGGCGCTGTTGGAATGATTTTGGCTAATGATGAATTTTCTGGCAATGAACTTATAGCTGATGCTCACGTGCTTCCTGCTGCACACGTCAATTTCACTGATGGTCAAGCTGCTATTGCTTACATCAACTCGACCAG caggaTTCCTGTGGCATTCATTACTCGTGTAAAGACAGAGTTAGAAACAAAGCCGGCTCCATCTATGGCTGCTTTCTCATCAAGAGGACCTAATATTATGGAACCTTCAATCCTCAAG CCCGATATCACTGCTCCTGGGGTAGATATAATTGCTTCTTTCAGTTTAGCAGTAAGCCCATCTGGAGAAGAATTTGATAAGCGCAGGATTTCCTTCAACACAGACTCCGGTACTTCAATGTCTTGCCCTCATGTTTCTGGTATTGCTGGCCTTCTAAAAACACTCCACCCGGATTGGAGTCCTGCTTCTATCAGATCTGCAATCGTGACATCTG CAAGAACAAGAGGTAACAATCTGGAGCCAATTCTAGATTCAGCAACCAATCTCAAGGCAACTCCATTCGACTACGGAGCAGGACACATACGTCCAAACCGAGCAATGGATCCAGGGCTAGTTTACGACTTGACAGAAAATGATTACTTGAACTTTTTGTGTGCCCGAGGGTACAACCAAAGCCAAATCAAGTTATTCTTAGGGAAGCCATACCCATGTCCCAAGTCCTTCAGCTTGGCAGACTTCAACTACCCTTCAATCACAGTTCCTAATCTCAATGAATCTGTAACAGTGACTCGAAGAGTCAAGAATGTTGGATCTCCTGGCGAATACTTCGCTTATGTCAAGGCACCACCTGGAGTTTCAGTTCTTGTTAAACCTAAGAACTTGAAGTTTAAAAGAAGTGGTGAAGAGAAGACATTCCAGGTCACTTTGAAAAGTACTTCAACATATGGGCCTACAGATTATGTTTTTGGAAGATTGGTATGGTCAGATGGCAAGCACTTTGTCAAGAGTCCTCTGGTGGTGAAGCAATAG
- the LOC110643278 gene encoding subtilisin-like protease SBT5.3 isoform X2, giving the protein MRLLIISPLFLSAFLFFFLLQPPTFAIKKSYVVYLGSHSHGSEAKLSDIKRVKNSHYELLGSFTKSKEEAKNKIFYSYTKNINGFAAMLEDEEAAQLAKHPEVISVFLNKGKKLHTTRSWSFLGLERDGWIPVSSLWTRARFGEDVIIANLDTGVWPESKSFSDEGLGPIPPNWRGICQQDTAGFRCNRKLIGGRYFNKGYAAFVGPLNSTYNTSRDNDSGHGTHTLSTAGGNFVPGANVFGNGNGTASGGSPNARVAAYKVCWPPVNGSGECFDADIMAAFDAAISDGVNVISVSLGGDTPAEFFEDSIAIGAFHASRKGIVVVASAGNAGPAPLTVTNSAPWLITVGASTLDREFTSYVALGNRRHLKGTSLSEKGLPAAKFYPLISGEGANAADSSAGDASLCLPGTLDPKKVKGKILVCLRGITGRVEKGEEALLAGAVGMILANDEFSGNELIADAHVLPAAHVNFTDGQAAIAYINSTRIPVAFITRVKTELETKPAPSMAAFSSRGPNIMEPSILKPDITAPGVDIIASFSLAVSPSGEEFDKRRISFNTDSGTSMSCPHVSGIAGLLKTLHPDWSPASIRSAIVTSARTRGNNLEPILDSATNLKATPFDYGAGHIRPNRAMDPGLVYDLTENDYLNFLCARGYNQSQIKLFLGKPYPCPKSFSLADFNYPSITVPNLNESVTVTRRVKNVGSPGEYFAYVKAPPGVSVLVKPKNLKFKRSGEEKTFQVTLKSTSTYGPTDYVFGRLVWSDGKHFVKSPLVVKQ; this is encoded by the exons ATGAGGCTTTTAATCATCTCTCCTTTATTTCTATCtgcctttctctttttctttcttttgcaGCCACCAACTTTTGCCATAAAAAAG TCTTACGTAGTGTATTTGGGATCACATTCACATGGTTCAGAAGCTAAATTGTCTGATATCAAGCGTGTCaaaaattcccattatgaattgcTTGGATCATTTACCAAAAG caAGGAGGAAGCTAAGAACAAAATCTTTTACTCCTACACCAAAAACATCAATGGCTTCGCAGCTATGCTGGAAGATGAAGAAGCAGCACAACTTGCAA AGCATCCAGAAGTAATATCAGTGTTCTTGAACAAAGGAAAAAAGCTTCATACAACACGTTCATGGAGTTTTCTTGGATTGGAAAGAGATGGGTGGATTCCTGTTTCCTCACTTTGGACCAGAGCAAGGTTTGGTGAAGATGTAATTATTGCTAACCTTGACACCG GTGTTTGGCCTGAGTCTAAGAGCTTTAGTGACGAGGGACTGGGTCCAATCCCACCCAATTGGCGAGGAATCTGTCAGCAAGACACGGCTGGCTTTCGTTGCAACag AAAACTAATTGGAGGAAGGTACTTCAACAAAGGTTATGCTGCGTTTGTTGGCCCTCTAAACTCAACTTACAACACTTCAAGGGACAATGATTCAGGGCATGGAACTCATACCCTCTCAACAGCAGGTGGAAACTTTGTTCCAGGAGCTAATGTTTTTGGAAATGGAAATGGGACAGCCAGTGGTGGATCCCCAAATGCTCGTGTGGCTGCTTATAAGGTGTGCTGGCCGCCGGTAAATGGCAGCGGTGAGTGCTTTGATGCTGATATTATGGCTGCTTTTGATGCTGCAATAAGTGATGGAGTCAACGTGATATCGGTTTCACTTGGCGGTGATACTCCTGCTGAATTTTTTGAGGATTCGATCGCAATTGGTGCCTTCCATGCTTCAAGGAAGGGCATTGTGGTGGTTGCCTCAGCTGGCAATGCAGGACCAGCGCCACTTACTGTAACAAATTCGGCTCCTTGGTTGATTACTGTTGGTGCTAGCACCTTGGACCGTGAGTTCACAAGCTACGTTGCACTTGGCAATCGGAGGCATCTCAAG GGTACAAGTCTTTCAGAAAAGGGCTTGCCAGCTGCAAAGTTTTATCCCCTGATTAGTGGTGAAGGTGCGAATGCTGCTGATAGTTCTGCTGGAGATGC TTCTCTTTGTCTGCCTGGAACACTTGATCCTAAGAAGGTTAAAGGGAAAATATTGGTGTGCCTTCGAGGGATAACTGGTAGAGTAGAGAAGGGAGAAGAGGCTCTTCTTGCGGGCGCTGTTGGAATGATTTTGGCTAATGATGAATTTTCTGGCAATGAACTTATAGCTGATGCTCACGTGCTTCCTGCTGCACACGTCAATTTCACTGATGGTCAAGCTGCTATTGCTTACATCAACTCGACCAG gaTTCCTGTGGCATTCATTACTCGTGTAAAGACAGAGTTAGAAACAAAGCCGGCTCCATCTATGGCTGCTTTCTCATCAAGAGGACCTAATATTATGGAACCTTCAATCCTCAAG CCCGATATCACTGCTCCTGGGGTAGATATAATTGCTTCTTTCAGTTTAGCAGTAAGCCCATCTGGAGAAGAATTTGATAAGCGCAGGATTTCCTTCAACACAGACTCCGGTACTTCAATGTCTTGCCCTCATGTTTCTGGTATTGCTGGCCTTCTAAAAACACTCCACCCGGATTGGAGTCCTGCTTCTATCAGATCTGCAATCGTGACATCTG CAAGAACAAGAGGTAACAATCTGGAGCCAATTCTAGATTCAGCAACCAATCTCAAGGCAACTCCATTCGACTACGGAGCAGGACACATACGTCCAAACCGAGCAATGGATCCAGGGCTAGTTTACGACTTGACAGAAAATGATTACTTGAACTTTTTGTGTGCCCGAGGGTACAACCAAAGCCAAATCAAGTTATTCTTAGGGAAGCCATACCCATGTCCCAAGTCCTTCAGCTTGGCAGACTTCAACTACCCTTCAATCACAGTTCCTAATCTCAATGAATCTGTAACAGTGACTCGAAGAGTCAAGAATGTTGGATCTCCTGGCGAATACTTCGCTTATGTCAAGGCACCACCTGGAGTTTCAGTTCTTGTTAAACCTAAGAACTTGAAGTTTAAAAGAAGTGGTGAAGAGAAGACATTCCAGGTCACTTTGAAAAGTACTTCAACATATGGGCCTACAGATTATGTTTTTGGAAGATTGGTATGGTCAGATGGCAAGCACTTTGTCAAGAGTCCTCTGGTGGTGAAGCAATAG